The following are encoded in a window of Massilia sp. R2A-15 genomic DNA:
- a CDS encoding DUF4337 domain-containing protein: MDDDYEVPSPHEHHVEDLVEKERDGLAQKVSLMTAVLATVAALISYQSGSAQNEAMFLKNQSILKQAEASDQWSYYQAKSVKGHLDDAVGALAPDQLVKQRFLDDKSKQDKEKAAVQAEALKLQAESRKLGEESEAKLRPHERLALALTFLQIAIALAAITVLTRRRWLLWGAVGTAAVGLAIALATFF, translated from the coding sequence ATGGATGATGACTATGAAGTGCCGAGTCCGCACGAACACCACGTGGAGGATCTGGTCGAGAAGGAGCGGGACGGCCTGGCACAGAAAGTTTCACTAATGACGGCCGTGCTGGCCACCGTCGCCGCGCTGATCAGCTATCAGAGTGGAAGTGCGCAGAACGAGGCGATGTTCCTCAAAAATCAGAGCATTCTGAAACAGGCTGAAGCGAGCGACCAATGGTCCTATTACCAGGCGAAATCGGTAAAAGGGCATCTGGATGACGCGGTCGGCGCGCTCGCGCCCGACCAGTTAGTAAAGCAGCGATTCCTCGACGACAAGTCGAAGCAGGACAAGGAAAAGGCGGCGGTGCAGGCAGAAGCGCTCAAGCTGCAGGCGGAGTCGCGCAAATTGGGCGAAGAGTCCGAAGCGAAATTGCGTCCGCACGAAAGGCTGGCGCTGGCGCTCACGTTCTTGCAGATCGCGATCGCGCTGGCCGCAATCACGGTACTGACTCGCCGCCGCTGGCTGTTATGGGGGGCGGTAGGAACTGCGGCGGTGGGATTGGCGATCGCTCTCGCGACGTTTTTCTGA
- a CDS encoding DUF3443 family protein: protein MECAQFISGYTWGGIVHAYVKQGGAVAPAQSIQLAGFARAGAPPVPADCTSIGTNIGTVVALDANGVLGVGLLHEDCGNASATSAISGTYYACTGSTCAATQVSNPVFVFATDNNGIVLTLPAVAADGAKSLSGTLTFGIGTQTDNRIASEVQYAADSSGNFTTTDSKVTRVVRMGLY, encoded by the coding sequence ATGGAATGTGCCCAGTTCATCAGCGGCTACACTTGGGGTGGCATAGTCCATGCCTACGTCAAGCAGGGCGGCGCAGTGGCCCCGGCGCAGTCGATCCAGCTGGCAGGATTTGCGCGAGCCGGCGCCCCGCCCGTTCCTGCAGATTGCACCAGCATCGGAACCAATATCGGCACGGTTGTCGCTCTCGACGCGAATGGCGTCCTCGGCGTCGGTCTGCTGCATGAGGATTGTGGCAACGCCAGCGCCACGAGCGCCATCAGCGGCACATACTACGCTTGCACCGGATCGACCTGCGCGGCGACCCAGGTCAGCAATCCCGTATTCGTCTTCGCGACGGACAACAATGGCATCGTGTTGACCTTGCCCGCCGTTGCCGCGGACGGCGCCAAATCCCTGAGCGGCACGCTGACGTTTGGCATTGGCACGCAAACCGACAACAGGATCGCCAGCGAGGTCCAATACGCCGCGGACTCTTCCGGCAATTTCACCACGACGGATTCGAAGGTAACCAGGGTGGTCCGTATGGGGCTTTACTAG
- a CDS encoding anti-sigma factor: MECKHSQEWMSAYLDEELEASTRVQVEIHLAGCAQCAQTLAQLQALRTRLAGHAMRYAAPAHMQERIHTAIRAQRQDRPVHTVKPWRWNWLAAGAAGVAATALVLIAAWNLPIRQRGDLLAQEVAASHIRSLMPNHLADIVSTDQHTVKPWFAGKLDFSPPVIDLAQQGYPLIGGRLDFLDQRPVASIVYQYRKHILNLYVWPAAAPDMAPQASSRQGFQLLRWRQGGMQFFAVSDLNPQQMGAFSLALRTRLDASPGQQATAQTR, translated from the coding sequence ATGGAATGCAAACATTCCCAGGAATGGATGTCGGCTTACCTGGACGAGGAGCTGGAAGCATCGACGCGGGTCCAGGTCGAAATCCATCTGGCCGGTTGCGCACAGTGCGCGCAGACGCTGGCGCAGCTGCAGGCCCTGCGAACCAGGCTTGCAGGGCACGCGATGCGCTACGCCGCGCCCGCGCACATGCAAGAGCGAATCCACACAGCGATCCGGGCCCAGCGCCAGGACCGCCCGGTTCACACTGTCAAACCGTGGCGCTGGAACTGGCTCGCCGCAGGCGCGGCCGGTGTCGCCGCCACGGCACTGGTCCTGATCGCTGCATGGAACCTGCCCATCCGGCAGCGCGGCGATCTGCTCGCGCAGGAAGTCGCCGCAAGCCACATCCGCTCACTGATGCCGAATCACCTCGCCGATATCGTCTCCACCGACCAGCACACCGTCAAGCCCTGGTTCGCCGGCAAGCTCGATTTTTCGCCGCCGGTGATCGATTTGGCGCAGCAGGGATATCCCTTGATTGGAGGGCGCCTCGATTTCCTTGATCAGCGGCCGGTCGCATCGATCGTCTACCAATATCGGAAACATATTCTCAACCTGTATGTGTGGCCTGCGGCCGCGCCCGACATGGCGCCGCAGGCAAGCAGCCGACAAGGATTTCAGTTGCTGCGCTGGCGCCAGGGAGGCATGCAGTTTTTCGCAGTGTCGGACTTGAATCCGCAGCAGATGGGCGCGTTCTCGCTTGCGCTGCGCACCCGGCTCGACGCGTCGCCGGGGCAGCAAGCCACCGCGCAAACGCGTTAA
- a CDS encoding DUF3592 domain-containing protein: protein MEKEAQQANPGVFQRVYLLIFCTFIGALSIFGLVHFGLDYAAANAAGSWPTVEGIVIESEPVRGCGKGSSYYPVVKYSYVIDGTTFRGDRVAYGNGCGSYSGARSVTKNFQLGAAVTVHVNPSDSTDSVLTAPGVLPDTWVGVLLAIAGVAFSSWFIWATVFRPSLLFRPSQRRAPSAQLETE from the coding sequence ATGGAAAAAGAAGCACAGCAAGCGAATCCCGGTGTATTTCAAAGGGTCTATCTTCTGATCTTTTGCACGTTTATCGGCGCGCTTTCCATTTTTGGGCTAGTTCATTTCGGACTCGACTATGCGGCTGCGAATGCGGCTGGCAGTTGGCCGACTGTCGAGGGAATAGTGATCGAATCAGAACCTGTTCGCGGTTGCGGCAAGGGTTCGTCATATTACCCAGTCGTGAAATATTCCTACGTGATTGATGGAACGACTTTCAGGGGTGATCGTGTGGCGTATGGCAACGGATGCGGCTCATATTCTGGTGCGCGATCAGTCACAAAGAATTTCCAACTTGGCGCAGCAGTCACAGTCCATGTGAACCCTTCGGATTCAACTGATTCTGTGTTGACCGCCCCAGGCGTTCTTCCCGACACGTGGGTGGGCGTGCTGCTCGCGATTGCGGGTGTCGCTTTTTCTTCGTGGTTTATATGGGCAACTGTGTTTCGGCCAAGCCTGCTATTTCGACCATCGCAACGCCGGGCGCCGTCTGCGCAACTCGAAACTGAATGA
- a CDS encoding DUF535 family protein, producing the protein MKLPTSLSLPLFRHRRATLKDQFKLIAGALVYPAQTWRWRAFLASHPSTALLALQYPRVLHKIYRPYLSRHLHCADRVDAMIGHYQHISRFGLETLIARAAARPVTLAAFEGKNGTPMEVRLSAANVGHREGELTLQLFCEESFVYAISFTLSAALGAASIQLGALQGVRSEEGAQLIKLVTKALHGSRPKKWMVALLRDIGDYFGCKTLRMVSNSNRVTINWRRHRRISSDYDALWQELQAEQRGDGDYEVSCAAAPTDVPADVPSHKRAEARRRNELLAAVCGQVRSAFDQRRLSTMRSKLRRARSPAEAPVAPLHEGLRAAA; encoded by the coding sequence ATGAAGCTTCCTACCTCGCTGTCCCTGCCACTGTTTCGGCATCGCCGCGCCACTCTCAAAGACCAGTTCAAGCTGATTGCCGGCGCCCTGGTCTATCCGGCACAGACCTGGCGCTGGCGCGCCTTCCTCGCCAGCCACCCGTCGACGGCGCTCCTGGCGCTGCAGTATCCGCGCGTCCTGCACAAGATCTACCGGCCCTACCTGTCGCGCCATTTGCACTGCGCCGACCGGGTCGATGCGATGATCGGCCACTACCAGCACATTTCCCGGTTTGGGCTCGAAACCCTGATCGCGCGCGCCGCGGCGCGCCCTGTGACGCTGGCCGCGTTCGAGGGGAAGAACGGGACGCCCATGGAAGTGCGCTTGTCCGCAGCGAACGTCGGCCATCGCGAGGGCGAGCTGACGCTGCAACTGTTCTGCGAGGAGTCGTTCGTCTATGCGATCAGCTTCACGCTGTCCGCCGCTCTTGGTGCGGCCAGCATTCAGCTGGGTGCCCTGCAAGGCGTGCGCTCCGAAGAAGGAGCGCAGCTGATAAAGCTGGTGACCAAGGCACTGCACGGTTCGCGCCCAAAGAAATGGATGGTCGCGCTGCTGCGCGACATCGGCGACTACTTCGGCTGCAAGACGCTGCGCATGGTCAGCAACAGCAACCGCGTCACGATCAACTGGCGCCGCCATCGCCGCATCTCCTCCGACTATGACGCACTGTGGCAGGAGCTGCAGGCCGAACAGCGTGGCGACGGCGACTACGAAGTGTCCTGCGCGGCAGCGCCGACGGATGTCCCGGCCGATGTGCCGTCGCACAAGCGCGCCGAGGCGCGCCGGCGCAACGAGCTGCTCGCCGCGGTATGCGGACAAGTCAGGTCGGCGTTCGACCAGCGCCGCTTATCAACCATGCGGAGCAAACTCAGGCGCGCGCGATCCCCGGCAGAGGCGCCCGTCGCGCCCCTGCACGAGGGCCTGCGCGCCGCCGCCTGA
- a CDS encoding response regulator transcription factor produces MQCLVIEDEVETSRYICKGLKEAGFMPMASLNADEGLHRALSHGWDVIIVDRMLAGSIDGLSLVETLRAQGKRTPVIILSAMASTDERVAGLRSGADDYLTKPFGFSELLARIEVQLRRGSAANQSSLLQVADLTLDVRTMRVSRGGKSIPLQLREFRLLEFLMRNAGQVVTRTMLLEGVWEYHFDPQTNVIDVQISRLRTKIDKDFGRTLIHTVRGVGYRMAADPVDTDA; encoded by the coding sequence ATGCAATGCCTGGTCATCGAAGATGAAGTCGAAACGTCGCGTTATATCTGCAAGGGGCTCAAGGAGGCCGGGTTCATGCCAATGGCAAGCCTTAACGCCGACGAAGGCCTGCACCGCGCCCTCAGTCATGGCTGGGACGTCATCATCGTCGACCGCATGCTGGCCGGATCGATCGACGGATTAAGCCTTGTCGAAACCTTGCGCGCACAGGGCAAGCGAACCCCGGTGATCATCCTCAGCGCGATGGCCAGCACCGATGAGCGCGTGGCCGGCCTCAGAAGCGGCGCCGACGATTACCTGACCAAGCCTTTTGGCTTCTCTGAACTGCTGGCCCGCATCGAGGTGCAACTGCGCCGTGGCAGCGCCGCGAATCAGAGCTCCCTGCTGCAGGTCGCCGATCTCACGCTCGATGTGCGCACCATGCGCGTTTCGCGCGGCGGCAAATCGATCCCATTGCAGCTGCGCGAATTCCGCCTGCTCGAGTTCTTGATGCGCAATGCAGGCCAGGTTGTCACCCGCACGATGCTGCTGGAAGGCGTATGGGAGTATCACTTCGATCCGCAGACCAATGTCATCGACGTCCAGATCAGCCGCTTGCGCACCAAGATCGACAAGGATTTCGGCCGCACGCTGATCCACACCGTGCGCGGCGTCGGATATCGCATGGCCGCAGATCCCGTCGATACCGATGCTTAG
- a CDS encoding HAMP domain-containing sensor histidine kinase: MLSLRGSIAARLLLSYGLLGVMSMVAVANVFYFGTIGVLDKNIDDGIQTQAQRFAGRAAAASPQLLAEEVRRQLNDGIDSDREIYLLLDSSGSPLAGNVAKWAAIDSSPAGIFSRDVVRNGAPSHARLLVTSLPLGGTLVIGYDLGERSALRNMVGRSLAEGTALSLVFTVIGALLFRRQIARRIGDIRRAANEVGDGDLKRRIPVSGTDEFALLNRDINTMLDRIGQLMDGIRNVSNAIAHDLRTPLTRIRGKLDDALRHERSVEVLAGAAQGAIEDIDELIRLFERLLQIAEVESGMNVHADESIDLQRIASDIADLFDATAEAERVRLSVAPGAPVLVHADRNLIANAIASLIDNAIKHAGPNTTVSLSTAMTARGASITVRDDGPGIPAGEHGKVIERFYRLDKSRAIPGNGLGLSIVQAIATAHGGELSLSDADPGLAARIDLPRETSMAATTRAR; the protein is encoded by the coding sequence ATGCTTAGCCTGCGCGGCTCGATCGCAGCGCGCCTGCTGCTCAGCTACGGGCTGCTTGGCGTCATGTCGATGGTCGCGGTCGCCAATGTGTTCTATTTCGGCACCATCGGCGTGCTCGACAAGAACATCGATGACGGCATTCAGACCCAAGCGCAGCGATTCGCCGGCCGCGCGGCCGCCGCGTCGCCTCAATTGCTGGCCGAGGAGGTGCGGCGCCAGCTCAACGACGGCATCGACAGCGACCGCGAGATCTATTTGCTGCTCGATTCCTCCGGCTCGCCGCTGGCGGGAAATGTGGCGAAATGGGCGGCAATCGACAGCTCCCCCGCCGGCATCTTCAGCCGCGACGTGGTGCGTAACGGCGCGCCCTCGCACGCGCGCCTGCTGGTCACATCGTTGCCCCTTGGGGGCACACTGGTGATCGGCTACGATCTCGGCGAACGCAGCGCGCTTCGCAATATGGTTGGTCGCTCGCTTGCCGAAGGCACCGCCCTGTCGCTCGTGTTCACGGTGATTGGGGCCCTCCTGTTCCGGCGCCAGATTGCGCGCCGTATTGGCGATATCCGGCGCGCCGCAAACGAGGTTGGTGATGGCGACCTGAAGCGCCGTATCCCGGTCTCGGGCACCGACGAATTCGCGCTGCTCAATCGCGACATCAACACCATGCTCGACCGGATCGGCCAATTGATGGACGGCATTCGCAACGTGTCGAACGCAATTGCCCATGACCTGCGCACACCGCTCACCCGCATTCGCGGCAAGCTCGATGACGCGCTGCGGCACGAGCGGTCCGTCGAGGTGCTGGCCGGCGCCGCGCAGGGGGCGATCGAAGACATCGATGAGCTTATTCGCCTGTTCGAGCGCCTGCTGCAAATTGCCGAAGTCGAGTCGGGCATGAACGTGCATGCGGACGAATCAATCGACCTGCAACGGATCGCCTCCGACATCGCCGATCTGTTCGACGCCACCGCGGAAGCGGAGCGCGTGCGCCTGTCGGTCGCGCCCGGCGCGCCGGTCCTCGTGCACGCGGATCGCAACCTGATCGCCAACGCCATCGCGAGCCTGATCGACAACGCCATCAAGCATGCCGGCCCGAACACCACTGTCAGCCTCAGCACTGCAATGACTGCGCGCGGCGCTTCCATTACCGTGCGCGACGACGGTCCGGGAATACCCGCCGGCGAACATGGCAAGGTGATCGAGCGCTTCTATCGCCTCGACAAAAGCCGCGCCATTCCTGGTAACGGCCTGGGCCTGTCGATTGTCCAGGCGATTGCCACCGCGCATGGCGGCGAGCTCAGCCTCAGCGACGCAGATCCAGGCCTGGCCGCACGGATTGACCTGCCGCGCGAGACCTCCATGGCAGCCACGACGCGCGCCAGATAA